A window of the Thermotoga sp. genome harbors these coding sequences:
- a CDS encoding HAD family hydrolase: MKFFLFDYDGTLAEDNGFAREYFKNLTLFFKKRGIPLSPNLVLDCVEEITRNPDGSTNLERYMRCLERKTGRRAGEWKDLFMEFYESELFDSLRHAVKPVKKTIDLLEEKKKKGKIVLATNPVFPRIAIVKRLNWIGLSEEDFHLITDMENFHFCKPDPRYYLEICEKIGTSPENCVMYGDDDLNDGACERTGMRFIKVR, encoded by the coding sequence ATGAAGTTCTTTCTCTTCGATTACGATGGGACGCTGGCAGAAGACAATGGTTTTGCAAGGGAGTATTTCAAAAATCTGACTCTGTTTTTCAAAAAACGAGGAATCCCCCTCTCACCGAATCTGGTTCTTGATTGTGTGGAGGAAATAACGAGAAACCCTGATGGTTCCACCAATTTAGAGAGATACATGAGATGCCTTGAGAGGAAAACAGGGCGGAGAGCAGGGGAATGGAAAGATCTCTTCATGGAGTTCTACGAAAGTGAACTATTCGACTCCCTCAGGCACGCAGTCAAACCTGTAAAGAAAACGATAGACCTTCTTGAGGAAAAGAAAAAGAAAGGAAAAATCGTTCTTGCAACAAATCCTGTTTTTCCCAGAATCGCCATAGTGAAAAGATTGAATTGGATAGGTCTCTCAGAAGAAGATTTCCACCTGATAACGGATATGGAAAACTTCCACTTCTGCAAGCCCGATCCGAGGTATTACCTCGAAATATGCGAGAAGATCGGTACCTCTCCGGAGAACTGTGTCATGTACGGTGATGACGATCTGAACGACGGGGCATGCGAAAGAACGGGAATGAGGTTCATCAAAGTTCGCTGA
- a CDS encoding HD domain-containing phosphohydrolase: MVEKVLFGTALSFLVALYLSIPKDLRLKRLLKVAPFSLPFVFGGWQSLLTAFLVAYALEILGSNSFLILLTLPLALINIPLFYVSIAVLSFAVFIRKNPFEKTLLFLETLFVSFLVLFSILSAIKEDYIPSFLAIFAFSLLLLEKKWRKKSEESLQKKTEELSAVNQELTALNQQLTAVNQELEASYESLQVLSNQLNRMMEIMGEIDLEIDPFPILEKVFYDSRKLVEPLSGLAVKNSKQEFMVGKKTESFLQKRSKNSEVKLFISRKLERDEETFLKSIMNFSLFLLRAHDSYCEVLENRNTLSHMLTSLEEVLVVSNRTELLEKMLHYLRDILPGIVLSSISMLEDNKLTTFFLRDEKVEKTNLNRGIVMRAFRERKDILIEDVKDFPEFFDVTGGKARSAAAVFFEYEDMPFVIEVEKEAAFSEFEFSTLKMMARVLSIFLSRLNLYRKLRSTFFQTIEAFSYAMELKDPYTSGHSLRVSKYAQEIARRMGLSKHRIERIRIAALLHDIGKIGMRGAILNKTSKLTKEEYEEVKKHPELGEKLISKVEDFSDIAKIVRHHHEWYGGGGYPDNLSGEEIPLESRIIAIADAFDAMTSDRPYRKAMNKNTALEILRKNEGLQWDPLVLKVALSYFSEL, encoded by the coding sequence GTGGTTGAAAAAGTTCTCTTCGGCACGGCGTTGTCTTTCCTAGTCGCTCTTTATCTTTCCATTCCGAAAGATCTCAGGCTGAAAAGACTCTTGAAAGTTGCTCCTTTCTCCCTTCCGTTCGTCTTTGGGGGTTGGCAATCCCTTTTGACGGCTTTTCTAGTTGCTTACGCTCTGGAGATCCTTGGCTCGAACAGCTTTCTGATCCTTCTGACACTTCCTCTTGCGTTGATCAACATTCCTCTCTTTTATGTATCCATCGCGGTGCTGAGCTTCGCTGTTTTCATAAGAAAGAACCCCTTTGAAAAAACCCTTCTCTTTCTGGAGACTCTCTTTGTCTCTTTCCTTGTGCTCTTTTCTATCTTAAGTGCCATTAAAGAAGACTACATCCCTTCCTTTCTCGCCATTTTTGCCTTTTCTCTTCTTTTGCTTGAGAAAAAATGGAGAAAGAAAAGCGAGGAAAGTTTACAGAAAAAAACAGAAGAGCTTTCCGCTGTTAACCAAGAACTAACGGCATTGAACCAGCAGCTCACCGCGGTGAATCAAGAACTGGAGGCGTCCTACGAAAGTCTTCAGGTGCTGTCCAACCAGCTGAACAGGATGATGGAGATCATGGGAGAAATAGACCTTGAAATTGATCCCTTCCCTATCCTGGAGAAGGTCTTTTACGACTCAAGAAAGCTGGTGGAGCCTCTCTCGGGCCTCGCGGTGAAAAACTCAAAACAGGAGTTCATGGTTGGAAAAAAAACTGAGAGCTTCCTTCAAAAAAGATCGAAAAATTCGGAGGTAAAGTTGTTCATATCGAGAAAGCTGGAAAGAGACGAAGAAACATTTTTGAAATCCATTATGAACTTTTCACTCTTTCTTTTGAGAGCACACGACTCCTACTGTGAAGTGCTGGAAAATAGAAATACCCTGTCTCATATGCTCACCTCCCTGGAAGAAGTTCTGGTGGTTTCGAATAGAACAGAACTTTTGGAGAAAATGCTCCACTACCTGAGGGATATACTTCCAGGAATCGTTCTGTCTTCCATTTCCATGCTGGAGGACAACAAGCTGACCACTTTCTTTTTGAGAGATGAAAAAGTAGAAAAGACAAACCTGAATCGAGGAATCGTCATGAGAGCTTTCAGAGAAAGAAAAGACATTCTCATTGAGGATGTGAAGGACTTTCCAGAGTTCTTTGATGTAACGGGTGGAAAGGCAAGATCCGCTGCTGCTGTTTTTTTCGAGTACGAAGACATGCCGTTTGTGATAGAGGTGGAAAAAGAAGCGGCGTTTTCTGAATTCGAGTTTTCTACTCTGAAGATGATGGCGCGCGTTCTGAGCATTTTCCTTTCGAGGTTGAACCTCTATAGGAAGTTGAGGAGTACGTTCTTTCAGACCATAGAGGCGTTTTCTTACGCTATGGAACTGAAAGATCCTTACACCAGTGGCCACAGTTTGAGGGTTTCCAAATATGCCCAGGAGATCGCCAGAAGAATGGGACTTTCAAAACATAGGATCGAAAGAATAAGAATAGCTGCCCTGCTCCACGACATAGGAAAAATAGGGATGAGAGGAGCGATACTCAATAAGACCTCGAAGCTCACAAAGGAAGAATACGAAGAGGTGAAAAAACATCCCGAGCTGGGAGAAAAGTTGATCAGCAAGGTGGAGGATTTTTCAGACATAGCCAAAATAGTACGGCATCACCACGAGTGGTACGGAGGAGGTGGCTATCCCGATAACCTTTCCGGAGAGGAGATACCTCTTGAGTCCAGAATAATTGCAATAGCAGATGCCTTCGATGCTATGACAAGTGACAGGCCCTACAGAAAGGCGATGAACAAGAACACGGCCCTTGAAATTCTTCGAAAGAACGAGGGTCTTCAGTGGGATCCTCTTGTTTTGAAGGTTGCCCTGAGTTACTTCAGCGAACTTTGA